ttcccccctcccccctcaaTTGCCCTTTTCCCCTACTGCATCGGTGATTACTGATGAAAGTTAGGAATTTAGGAGGTCCACGTATTGTGAACCGAAATGTGGGTTGATTGATGTTATGGTATGttatgttatttttttcgttacttACTCACATGTAACTATCGCTATCGATATTAATACACAtgcatattattttttttgttatattgAATGGAGTTGGGAGTTTGGGTGGGTAAATAATATTTGTCAAAGTTGCGTAGGCTCCCTCGACGGATGTCTACACGCCGTTGGTGCGTCCCGTGACCGGACTGATCTTCCCTTACCTTTGTTCTTGTATTCGTTCCTTTCGTCACcttattctttttcccactttCCGCACCTTAAGCCCCACAGTCCTGTTATTGCTTATAGCGTAGTATCACGTTTTCCACATTCAAGGTGTGGACAGAGCTGAGGAATCGAGATATATTCGTAGGAGAGAGAGATAGGGCGGAGGAGCGTCTCGATGCAGAAGCTTGCTGATCGCGACGAAATTGCCCTTGCGGTGACAAGCGACGCGTATTCGGTGTCTGGTTTGATCGAGCAGGACAGACAGTACAACATCGCATGTAGAAACCTCCGGCGACTGGACCAGCTCGAAAAGGATCAGGAGTACGAGTGGAAGGCGTTTAACGACTCCAAAAAGCAGTGGCTTCGACGTGCGAGACTAAAGACTGCCATGAGTGACATTGTACAAACGGAGCACCTTCACCGCAAGTACAATGATATATGCAGTGCGCACAAGGAGGAACTGGAGTCGTACAGATTGGCGACACGAAAGGATGTGTTGCGCCAACCCGTTGCGATGTCATCGCTTTCGGTGGCCGTGCGCACCTTGGGGGATCGTCTTATGCGAGCCAACCTTACCGGTAGTGCGTTGGATATGCAAAACATGTACGACACGCTACaacaggaagaaagggaagaggcGGTGAACCGCAAACATGAAACTATTGAACGAAAGGtcgcaaaaaagaaacatctcCTGGACGAAAAGGAAGCTTCAGCTTATAGGAAGGTGCTTCTTGCGGAACGTTTGGGCAAACGGCGTGGAGAAGAAAATATGCAGGCTCTCGCCGCGAACCTAGAACACAAAGAGGATCAGATGGCTTCAGCACATTTTAGACAGAGAATCGCACCCTATTTTCCATTAGTGAAGGGCCGCGCGTTTGGCAGGGCACAGAAGCATGTGGCTTCGCGCGGCACACAGCTAAAAACGAGCTTGAATAAGGGCCATTTCCACGTACCCTCACTTTGTGGTCTCTACGGGGGCCTCCTGGAGGTGGAACAGTGAAGTTTTTCCAAATAAAAGGCGAGTATCCGTTGGTttccacccccccccaaagtatgtaaaaaaaattgtaacCATTATTTTCATCTCTTTTACTCAACGAAGCGCGAAAGGGACGGGGAGAGAAGGGCATCGTCTATGTAACCATTGCAGAGCTCGCTTCCTTTTAGAACGTTGAGTCCAATTTATCCATTAACAGTGCGGCATATCTTTGTgcagttttctttccacGGAGCATGTGATTCGTGGATGCTTCCCTTGACAGAaggccgtttttttttgttgcaatCGCGCAGCTACTGATGCCTGTTCTTATCGGCAGCAACGCCCGAACCCACCAACTCTACTTCCCTCTTGTATCGCTGTGCGCGGTAAATGCCCGCGCGTACGCGTAGCGTTTACATGTAAAAGACGTTTGCCCCACCCTTACCACGCGATATGGCCAGTCAAGGAGAAACGGTTTCTTCTCCGATCTGTGTATCAAACAGGATCGCATCAACTGGTCTTGTAGGTTTGGAGGTGGGCGCCACTTCACCCGTGAGGGACCGGGCACACCAGGGCGGTGCGCGTGTGAGGTTGGACCGAGGACTCAGGGAGTGTGAGGATGCTGGTGAGGTTCCTTGCTTTAACACTCGGATTGGGGCGAAGACCACTCTGTCGGCCATATCGGAACTACTTGAGTTGAAAACCGATGCTGGACTCTCCCTCACAGAAGCACAGGAGTGTCTTGTTCGGCGGATCAACTTTATAAGGAGGCATTACATCTATTTGCATGCAGCATATATAATGCTGATTGCTCTTACTGGGGCCACTGCGCTATGTTACACCGAGGACAATCTGGCCTTCGTCGACGCCCTGTTCGCAGCAATGTCTGCCGTGTGCTGCTGTGGGCTGAGCACTGTGGAGGTTGCAGAATGGAAAGCGGAAACGCATGCCTTCCTCCACGTAATGATGCTGGCAGGTGGGGCGATCTTAACAAGTGCCTACCAACCCCTGCTCCGGTTGTGGGCGGTTAGTAAACTCTGCCCGATGCTCGAAGGAGACACAAAGGATTCTGATGGTGGAAACGCGCTTGGAGGCAATTACCTGAGTAAATCAATGCGGTTGTGGTACGCGTCCGCATTGTGTGTCGTCACGACGCTTATGTATGTGATCCTCGTGCACATAAGCCTAGCGTTCTTTCTCGGAATGTTCAATCGATCAAATTTGAGGGTTCCCGATGTTGTTCTGCTGGCGGTTGCCTCCTTTCATGGCGCTATCTTTACTCCCATGGAGCCCTATGTCGATGACCCGGCAGTTGTAGCGGTGGCCAGCGTCGGCTGTGCACTGGGGTTTACGATGTTTCCCGTGCTGCTGCGCTGTTTCCTGCGCATGGAGTGGTTTTTCTTCAGCGGTGTGAAACGGCTTTTTTCCAGCTTCAGACAGACGTCAACTGTACGACAACGAAGTCTCTTTCCTGCGGATAATGGTGAGGAGGCGGCGCTCCTCGGTTGCGTTGACGTGCCACTGAAGAAAGGTGCTAAGGAAGGCGAGTTCGAAGGTGGAGTTAAGGGATACAGCACGTGGGACAGGGCTTTCTGCGACATCTTAAAAAGCAAGCAACCCGCGTCGATGCACACATTTTTGTTCGACCTGAGGGAGACTGTCTACTTGGGCGTTGCTTGGGTGGTCATCACAGTTATAGCGGCGGCCCCCTTTTGGTTTCAGCAGTGGAGTGGCGATGGCCTACTGGCTCCATATTCAGCACCATACAAAGTGTTTCTTGCTCTCTGCCAGGCTGCTATCGTTCGGTTTGGTGGTGCATCTTTTCTATCGTGCTTGGACTACAGTGACTCTCACATTGCGATTACGATAATGGCGATGTATGTGCCTCCCATACCTGTTCCGACGTATCGTGTCTATAAGAAATGGAAGTCGGTTCCTCTTGCGTACGCCATCAGACCATTCACCTCGCGCAAATTTTGGTTATTTGTTGCCGTATTTTGTATTCTTATCTTTGAGGAGGAGTGGCCAGATGGTCCGGACGCTCCTTACTACGACATGATAACCCGAACAATGTTTGAGGTTGTGAGTGCCTTCTCGGGTTGTGGATTATCACTTCCTCCACGGTGGTCAGCACTCTCTTTTAGTGGGACACTGGGTGTTTTCAGTAAACTCGTGATAGTGGCGGTAATGTTTGCTGGCCGCCACTATACTGTGGATTTCAGCATTGATATTGGTTTCAATTCGCTGCCGTGAGTTCTGTGGCTTTTGATCAGAACGATGCAAGTCGATTTGACGACGTTTAAAAAAGCTACATGAATTGTGTGCCCCTTTCCTGCATCAAAATTCGAAGTGAGGGGCGAATAACCCTACTCGCAAAGAGGCTGCACCTGTGCCGCGTTACACTGGTACTGGTGGCTGGTTGTCTTTGTGTTGTCGTGCATCCTGTGCCTCTCGCTATTCCTGCCGTttgtaaaaagaaatactTCACGCTTAGGAGGATATCTTGTAGGCGTTTTCACAGTGCAGATCTTTCCTGTGCTCTCGATTCCCGACTCGCCACACACTCACTGTTTATTCTCAGTACTCTTTCAGTTATTCTTTTCGCCACGAGTGTATCACTAACCAGTTTAGTAAATAAAGCAGAGGTGAAAAGTGGTAAGATTGTTACGTGAGCGCCCCCGTGAAGAAACAAGGAAGGTTGTAGTGTCATATTTTATCGGTTcctaatatatatttttggtaTGTCCCGGGCACCTCCACCACCGGATTTTTCACGAATTGCTGCTGAAATCCGCAAGAGGTTGGGTAATTTTGGTGATATCGCAGGGCTTACAGCTCTGGTCGGTTTTGGGGGATTGGTTTGTGCAGGTTTGTACAAATCCATTTACTTCGTTGATGGCGGCTGCTGCGCGGTCAAGTTTAATGCCATCACAGGTCTGAAAAACCGAACGTACGGCGAGGGAGCCAACTTCGCCATCCCGTTTCTTGAAACTCCTGTTGTGTTCGATATCCGAAATAAGCCAACAGAAGTGCTGACTGCAACTGGGAGTCGTGACCTGCAGACGGTCAACTTGGCTGTACGTGTCCTCTACCAGCCGCACGTGAGCGCCCTCCCCGACATATACCGTAACGTTGGAATGGAATATGCAGAAACTGTGTTGCCATCGCTGGTGAACGAGATTATTCGCGCCGTAATAGCACAGTTCAACGCCTCGGATTTGCTGGTGAAGCGCCCGGAGGTGAGCAACCGGATTGGGGTAATGTTGGCCGAACGTGCCAAGCGGTTTCATATTGACATTACGGATGTCTCCATTACCCAAATGAGTTTTGGTAAGGAATACACGAGTGCTGTAGAGGCGAAACAGGTCGCCCAGCAGATGGCGGAACGAGCGAAGTGGCGTGTTGAACAAGCGgaacaggaaaaggaaggcgCAATTTTGTTGGCGAAGGGTGAAGCGGAGGCGGCCAAGCTTATTGGAATGGCCGTGCAGAAGAACCCAGCCTTTATTACGCTGCGAAGCCTTGAGGCGTCCAGGACTATTGCCGATCTCATGCGACAGAAGGGGTCTGGAAGCTTCTACATCGACAGTGATACCTTGTCTCTGAACACCCAAACTATTGGACATTAGAGGGCATCTTTAGGAACTTCGGTTTGCGCATGCGTTTGGTGAATCTTAGCGGAACTGCTTCCACTCCTCTTAGCAATGAGTAGGTTGTCAATGACtccttttgtctttcttcGGCGTGCGTGGTATTGTTTCGTATGGGTGGAGGCTGGATGGCGAGATCGGTAAAAACCTACCACACATCGTGGAAACTCTGTTAACAGCTAAAAGGGTTGTGTTTTTCTCACTTGTGGATGACGGGCAAAGCAAACCAAAAACACTTTCAGTATTAACGACATTCATGCACTTACTTATCCGCTTGTTTGTGCCTTCCTATCCGTATGTACCGCCGCTAACTGCCGCACTTTTCATAGACTtatctattattattattgccgTGCTCCTGAACGTTTTCCGCACAAAATAAGCTAGTAGCGCTTTGTCAGAGTTGCTTAGATACATTATAGGCCATGAAACCGCGAGACCTATGGGAACTCATGGTGGAGATCCTCGGTCCGTGCCTAAACAAGTCTGATACGCGCGACACGGACGTTATTGTGGATGAAACGCTTATGACATGTAGTACACTGGAGGATGGGCAGGAAGCCCTAGTACGCGACGCCGTGTCAGGCACCCTTCATTTTGAGAAAGTGTGTGAAGGGATGTTGAGAGGTTTTTGTGATTACTGCCGGCGAACCAATTTAGACAGATGCTCCATGTACCTTATCGCGTATTTTGTGGTGTTTCGGTACGAAAAAGTAGGAGGTCACAATCTACGGGAAATGTTCTATCGCAGCACTA
The genomic region above belongs to Trypanosoma brucei brucei TREU927 chromosome 10, whole genome shotgun sequence and contains:
- a CDS encoding transporter, putative, with amino-acid sequence MASQGETVSSPICVSNRIASTGLVGLEVGATSPVRDRAHQGGARVRLDRGLRECEDAGEVPCFNTRIGAKTTLSAISELLELKTDAGLSLTEAQECLVRRINFIRRHYIYLHAAYIMLIALTGATALCYTEDNLAFVDALFAAMSAVCCCGLSTVEVAEWKAETHAFLHVMMLAGGAILTSAYQPLLRLWAVSKLCPMLEGDTKDSDGGNALGGNYLSKSMRLWYASALCVVTTLMYVILVHISLAFFLGMFNRSNLRVPDVVLLAVASFHGAIFTPMEPYVDDPAVVAVASVGCALGFTMFPVLLRCFLRMEWFFFSGVKRLFSSFRQTSTVRQRSLFPADNGEEAALLGCVDVPLKKGAKEGEFEGGVKGYSTWDRAFCDILKSKQPASMHTFLFDLRETVYLGVAWVVITVIAAAPFWFQQWSGDGLLAPYSAPYKVFLALCQAAIVRFGGASFLSCLDYSDSHIAITIMAMYVPPIPVPTYRVYKKWKSVPLAYAIRPFTSRKFWLFVAVFCILIFEEEWPDGPDAPYYDMITRTMFEVVSAFSGCGLSLPPRWSALSFSGTLGVFSKLVIVAVMFAGRHYTVDFSIDIGFNSLP
- a CDS encoding prohibitin, putative; translation: MSRAPPPPDFSRIAAEIRKRLGNFGDIAGLTALVGFGGLVCAGLYKSIYFVDGGCCAVKFNAITGLKNRTYGEGANFAIPFLETPVVFDIRNKPTEVLTATGSRDLQTVNLAVRVLYQPHVSALPDIYRNVGMEYAETVLPSLVNEIIRAVIAQFNASDLLVKRPEVSNRIGVMLAERAKRFHIDITDVSITQMSFGKEYTSAVEAKQVAQQMAERAKWRVEQAEQEKEGAILLAKGEAEAAKLIGMAVQKNPAFITLRSLEASRTIADLMRQKGSGSFYIDSDTLSLNTQTIGH